Proteins co-encoded in one Nematostella vectensis chromosome 15, jaNemVect1.1, whole genome shotgun sequence genomic window:
- the LOC116618860 gene encoding uncharacterized protein K02A2.6-like, producing the protein MKHMKPMGPLKLEGNIAKKLAKVESEMEPLRKDLRSKAKTCEFGTLQDSIVCGIDSDSIRERLLRNTELTLDTAINAVRAAETSKTQIENLKDGASLETAALNKRGTARRNQKQHNQRDPKREDRKTCGRCDSSHKPKECKAFGKECFKCNGKNHFSSMCKSKEVPPKKVHDLEKDSVSESDDSIDELFLGEIDSTKSDEEIYNSLPQKPRLQDANIRLNAYGGMKIPLLGKCSLAVRRDGNELTAEFYVVRANKAKPHIGLETCRILELIRIGRNVSEISKGDAEILNEFNVVFEGYGLVDGEYHINLSNVAQPTIHPPRKVTLSLMHKLKETLEKLTKMGVISNVEKATDWVSSLVIVEKKNGTLRLCLDPKELNNAIKREHYKPPTAETLSSKLSGKRVFTVIDMSNCYWHKKLDEESSYLCTFNTPFGRHKFDRMPFGISVAADVAQKMIDDNFSDIPGVLAVHDDIIIAGSDKAEHDEALSRVLLCARERNIRFNRDKIQLRVNQVKYLGNIVTADGFKPDPEKTKAIKEMPQPETKQDLQRLLGMVNYLSQYIPIMSEITAPLRSLLKRNAQWVWYDEHKQAVDKIKEALTNSPVLRYFDINEKNSYPM; encoded by the exons ATGAAACACATGAAACCAATGGGACCCCTGAAGTTGGAAGGAAATATCGCAAAAAAATTGGCGAAAGTGGAGTCAGAGATGGAACCTCTACGTAAAG ATCTAAGGTCCAAAGCCAAGACCTGTGAATTTGGAACACTCCAAGACAGTATTGTTTGTGGAATCGATAGTGATAGTATCAGGGAGCGACTACTCAGAAACACCGAACTGACCCTTGACACTGCCATCAATGCTGTTAGGGCCGCCGAGACGAGTAAAACGCAGATAGAAAATCTGAAAGATGGTGCAAGTCTCGAAACAGCTGCCCTAAACAAAAGAGGAACAGCTAGGAGAAACCAAAAACAGCATAACCAGCGTGATCCTAAGAGAGAGGACAGGAAAACGTGTGGACGTTGCGATTCCTCCCACAAGCCAAAAGAATGTAAAGCATTTGGTAAAGAATGTTTCAAATGCAATggaaaaaatcatttttcatcTATGTGCAAGTCGAAGGAAGTCCCGCCCAAGAAAGTTCACGACTTGGAAAAGGACAGCGTCTCAGAGAGCGACGACTCAATTGACGAGTTATTTCTTGGCGAGATCGACTCAACAAAAAGCGACG AAGAAATCTACAACTCACTGCCGCAAAAACCAAGGCTACAAGATGCAAATATCAGGCTGAATGCCTATGGTGGAATGAAAATACCGCTGTTGGGAAAATGCTCTCTCGCTGTGAGACGCGACGGAAATGAGTTAACCGCGGAATTCTATGTTGTCAGAGCTAACAAAGCAAAACCCCATATCGGTCTAGAGACATGCCGGATATTAGAACTGATAAGAATCGGCAGAAACGTAAGCGAAATAAGCAAAGGAGATGCAGAAATTCTCAACGAATTCAATGTTGTTTTTGAAGGATATGGACTCGTAGATGGCGAGTACCATATCAATTTGAGTAATGTGGCTCAACCTACAATCCATCCGCCACGCAAGGTAACCCTTAGTTTGATGCATAAGTTAAAGGAAACCCTGGAGAAGTTGACCAAAATGGGTGTCATAAGCAATGTGGAAAAAGCGACTGACTGGGTTAGCAGTTTAGTTATCgtagaaaagaaaaacggAACCTTGCGTCTGTGTTTAGATCCAAAGGAACTGAACAATGCAATCAAGCGCGAGCACTACAAGCCGCCAACCGCAGAGACATTGTCAAGTAAACTGAGCGGAAAAAGGGTTTTCaccgtgattgacatgtccaATTGTTATTGGCACAAGAAACTCGACGAGGAATCTTCGTACTTGTGCACATTCAACACGCCTTTCGGAAGACACAAGTTCGATAGAATGCCTTTTGGAATTTCTGTAGCTGCTGATGTAGCACAGAAAATGATTGATGATAATTTCAGTGACATTCCTGGAGTTTTAGCGGTACACGATGACATCATCATCGCAGGGAGCGACAAGGCGGAGCACGACGAAGCTCTGAGCCGTGTGTTACTATGCGCAAGGGAACGTAACATCAGGTTTAACCGTGACAAGATCCAACTACGCGTGAATCAAGTCAAATATCTTGGAAATATTGTCACAGCCGACGGATTTAAACCTGACCCAGAGAAAACAAAGGCAATTAAGGAAATGCCACAACCGGAAACCAAACAAGATCTACAACGATTACTTGGCATGGTCAATTACCTGTCACAATACATTCCGATTATGTCGGAAATCACGGCACCTTTGAGGTCACTTCTAAAGAGGAACGCACAATGGGTTTGGTATGACGAACACAAACAAGCAGTGGATAAGATAAAGGAAGCGCTAACAAATAGCCCAGTACTACGCTATTTTGACatcaatgaaaaaaatagttaTCCAATGTGA